Proteins from one Pelosinus sp. IPA-1 genomic window:
- a CDS encoding isoprenylcysteine carboxylmethyltransferase family protein: MVGQCVWLMVILLLIQRTVELYIAKKNRKWALESGAQEFGKEHYPWFFVLHGGWLLGWVLEVSLYGHNISELWFLWLSLFIIAQGIRYWCIVSLGRFWNTRILVIPGRPLVSKGPYKFIKHPNYVAVAIELIAVPLLFDAVITAGTATVFNGWLLLNVRIPAEERALQ, from the coding sequence ATGGTAGGGCAATGTGTTTGGCTTATGGTTATATTATTACTTATCCAGCGTACAGTAGAACTTTATATTGCGAAGAAGAATCGTAAGTGGGCATTAGAATCTGGTGCGCAAGAATTTGGAAAAGAACATTATCCTTGGTTTTTTGTTTTGCATGGAGGATGGCTACTTGGCTGGGTATTAGAAGTTAGTTTATATGGGCACAATATAAGTGAATTATGGTTTTTATGGCTTAGTTTATTTATTATTGCCCAAGGAATAAGGTACTGGTGTATAGTAAGTCTTGGACGTTTTTGGAATACTCGCATCCTTGTTATTCCTGGAAGGCCACTTGTTTCAAAAGGTCCCTATAAATTTATAAAACATCCTAACTATGTGGCTGTAGCTATCGAATTAATTGCTGTGCCCCTTTTGTTTGATGCAGTAATAACCGCGGGTACTGCTACCGTATTCAACGGGTGGTTACTCTTAAATGTTCGTATACCTGCAGAAGAGAGGGCTTTACAATAA
- a CDS encoding 3-oxoacyl-[acyl-carrier-protein] synthase III C-terminal domain-containing protein, whose product MGAPQILAIGTAVPNYTLQQQEIKQFATSIFRSHMDNLERLLPVFENSCIKTRYLSQPLEWYSTPHTFAEANQVYEKVALDLSEEAALQAMTKANIQPMDIGMVLFVSSTGIATPTLDAKLIQRLGLSPHTGRLPIWGLGCGGGVAGLARASELAYHFTGKAVLLVAVELCSLTFQRNDYSKANVVGTSLFGDGAAAVLLSMGEDSGPVVLGNYSTLFSNSEDIMGWELVDSGLKVRFSRDIPSIVRRHLPELVKSACDKWEVDQSAIHHYIVHPGGVKVLDAYQESLQIKKDQLLYAHEILRDYGNMSSVSVLFVLDRFMAKTPRMGYYGILLALGPGFSAEQVVFKW is encoded by the coding sequence ATGGGGGCTCCCCAGATATTGGCGATTGGGACAGCGGTTCCAAACTATACGTTACAGCAGCAGGAAATAAAACAATTTGCCACTAGTATTTTCCGTTCTCATATGGACAATCTTGAGCGTTTGCTTCCAGTATTTGAAAATAGTTGTATTAAAACTAGGTATTTATCTCAGCCTTTAGAGTGGTATAGTACTCCTCATACCTTTGCAGAAGCAAATCAAGTATACGAAAAAGTGGCATTGGACCTTTCAGAAGAAGCGGCTTTACAAGCTATGACGAAGGCTAATATTCAGCCTATGGATATTGGTATGGTCTTATTTGTTTCGTCAACGGGAATTGCAACCCCAACCTTAGATGCAAAGCTGATTCAGCGGTTAGGATTATCACCTCACACCGGAAGACTGCCTATTTGGGGGCTCGGCTGCGGTGGAGGTGTAGCTGGTTTGGCACGTGCTAGTGAATTGGCTTATCATTTTACTGGAAAAGCAGTGTTATTGGTAGCTGTTGAACTTTGCAGTCTTACTTTCCAAAGAAATGATTATTCGAAAGCCAATGTAGTTGGTACGAGTCTCTTTGGGGACGGAGCAGCAGCGGTTTTACTATCTATGGGTGAAGACAGTGGTCCAGTTGTCCTAGGTAACTACAGTACCTTATTTTCTAATTCGGAAGACATCATGGGATGGGAACTGGTTGATTCAGGGCTAAAAGTACGATTTTCTCGAGATATTCCTAGTATCGTTCGTCGTCATCTGCCAGAGTTGGTAAAAAGCGCCTGTGATAAATGGGAAGTTGATCAATCGGCAATTCACCATTATATTGTGCATCCCGGTGGTGTAAAAGTTTTGGATGCATATCAGGAAAGCCTTCAGATAAAAAAGGATCAATTATTATATGCACATGAGATATTAAGGGATTATGGGAATATGTCTAGTGTATCCGTGCTATTTGTTTTAGATAGGTTTATGGCGAAGACCCCCAGAATGGGGTATTATGGAATATTACTGGCACTAGGGCCAGGATTTAGTGCAGAACAGGTCGTGTTTAAATGGTAG